A window of Desulfobulbaceae bacterium genomic DNA:
TATCCTGGTTGGCGGCAAGGTTTCCAATGCCAAATCAGCTCCTAAATTCTCCAAGCTCGTCATCCCCTTCCTTCCCAACACGACACCTCGTTGGCCGGAAACTACAGCTGTTGTAAAGAAAATCATCGAGGTCTACTCAAAAGATGCTCATAAATACGAGCGTGTTGGTGAGTGGGCTGAGAGAATCGGCTGGGAGAAGTTCTTTGAGAAGTGCGACATTCCGTTCACCATCAAGAGCATCGATGACTACCGGTTGGCGTACACCACCTGGAGAACCACCACCCAGTTCAAATTCACCAGCCATATCAAGTAAGAATTGATTCGACTGCGTATAACAATGGCAGTCAGGACAGTTAGCTGGCTGCCATTGTTACCGAATTTATTTTTAGCTTTAAACCTATGCGAATGAGGGTCTAACCATGGCTATGAGCAAAGAAGAGTTGAAAGCGGCGATATTGGAAAAATCTCAAACTGCTGCCAAAGGTCAGTTGTACATCAAGGATTTTTACACCTGTGATCCAGAGTCCAAACCCCGCGATGTAAAAAACGCTGCCAATGAGTTAGTTAAAGAAGGAAAAATGGACTTCTGGTCTTCAGGAAGTACTACCATGTATGCAGCTAAAGGCCGGGCAAAGAATGAAGAAACCAGAGATGCTGCTGAAGAATCCAAAAATGCTTAATTAGAATTATTTCTGACAAAAAAAAGCAGAGGAACTATCCTCTGCTTTTTTTTTGCTCAATGCGCATTATTAA
This region includes:
- a CDS encoding sulfite reductase, which gives rise to MAMSKEELKAAILEKSQTAAKGQLYIKDFYTCDPESKPRDVKNAANELVKEGKMDFWSSGSTTMYAAKGRAKNEETRDAAEESKNA